In Candidatus Methylomirabilota bacterium, the genomic window ACGGGTACCAGTCCCGGTATCCGTACTCGCCCACCGGCCGCATGGGATCGGGGCTGGAGGACTTCCCGATCCCGGATCCGCTGATCTGGCTGGCGTACATCGCCTCCGCCACGCGGACGATCAAGCTGGGGACCGCGATCCTGATCCTGCCGCAGCGCAATCCCGTCGTCACCGCCAAGGCGGCGGCCACGCTCGATCACCTGGCGGGCGGGCGCCGCGTGCTCCTGGGAATCGGCGTGGGCTGGCTCGCTGAAGAGTTCGCGAGCCTGGGCGTCCCGTTCGAGGACCGGGGACCGCGCACCGACGAGTACGTCGCCGCCATGCGCGTCCTCTGGAGCCAGGAACGCGCGAGCTTCAAGGGGCGCTTCGTCTCGTTCAGCGAGGTGTTCTGCCGGCCACTCCCCGCCGATCGCCGGATCCCTATCATCGTCGGCGGTGACACGAGGGCCGCCGCACGGAGAGCCGGGCGCCTCGGCGATGGCTATTTCCCCGCGCGCGGCGCGCCGGCCGAGCTCTTGGCCGAGATGCGGCGCGCGGCCGTCGAGGCGGGCCGGAATCCGGCGGACATCGAGATCACCGTGTCCGCGCCGCCGGAGCCGGCGGAGATCGAGGGCCTGGCGAAGCTCGGAGTGACGCGCGTGGCCGTGCCCGTGAGCTCGGCCGCCGGGCTGCCCGCGCAGGTCACGACGCCCGACGACGTGTTGCGCTACGGGAAGAACGTGATCGCGCGATTGCGCGACTGACTCGCGCCTGGCCTCGGAAGGACGTGTCGAGAAGTTTGGTGGAGCTGAGGGGATTCGAACCCCTGACCCCAAGACTGCCAGGCGGTTCAGGCCGCGCCTTCCCCGCTTCGATACGGAGTGACATGTAGTGAGCGTATACGATCACACGTCAATGGTGACACCGAGTTCCCGATCACCGAGCCGCCCACCTGAACAGCTACCGAGTTACTGTGAAGCATACCGAGCGACACCCTGGATAGGCACTATTTGGGCACCGGTTCTCCTTACTGGAACACGGGTTCGGCCGACTTGGTCGCCTAGGCTTGGCGTGTGATCTTCAGCGTGAGCTGCAACTGGCGCTCGTTCCTGCGAGTCGTCATGCTCGTGACCCTGGCGCTCTGGCCTGCTCGCGGCGCCGGTCAGAGCGCTTCCTGGGACACGCACATGCGAGCAGGCGCGGAGGCGTCGAAGCCTGGCAACTACGGAGGGGCGGAGAAATCCTGGCGAGCCGCGCCAGACGCGCCCCGACCGGGGTCGTCCTCTCCGCTTCCGACGGATGAACTCGCCGGAACTGTTTGTCGACCTGCTGACGTACGCGCGCGACGCGCTCCGAGATCGCGCGCTTTGTGGGTCGCATCTTGTGGCTGTCGGGCTCGGACCTGATTCTCGCACCGCCGAACGGCCCCAGTGTCAGGATCGATCTCTCGCGGCCCCGCAAGAGACTACCGCGGCCTGACAGGCTTGAGCCCGTCGTCCACGAACTCACTCTCACTGCCTGGATGGTGTCGTCTGCGGGACGACCTTTTGCCAGCCTCCAGGACATTCCTTGACGTAGGGCCAGTAGGCCTTGAAGTCGGCACAGTAGTACCAGTAGG contains:
- a CDS encoding LLM class F420-dependent oxidoreductase, which translates into the protein MKFGLRYASLGRYASGPAAVELAQAAEAAGFDSIWTVEHVVVPHGYQSRYPYSPTGRMGSGLEDFPIPDPLIWLAYIASATRTIKLGTAILILPQRNPVVTAKAAATLDHLAGGRRVLLGIGVGWLAEEFASLGVPFEDRGPRTDEYVAAMRVLWSQERASFKGRFVSFSEVFCRPLPADRRIPIIVGGDTRAAARRAGRLGDGYFPARGAPAELLAEMRRAAVEAGRNPADIEITVSAPPEPAEIEGLAKLGVTRVAVPVSSAAGLPAQVTTPDDVLRYGKNVIARLRD